The following coding sequences lie in one Rutidosis leptorrhynchoides isolate AG116_Rl617_1_P2 chromosome 4, CSIRO_AGI_Rlap_v1, whole genome shotgun sequence genomic window:
- the LOC139904164 gene encoding uncharacterized protein, whose translation MGNVTSNVAAKFAFFPPDPPTYDVFKDDDDPITGETRFVFTGITADKNVDVHLLDTKGGNKVVATYWKHPFGKLTLLYSHGNAADLGQMKELFNELRAHLRVNIMSYDYSGYGASTGKPSEFNTYYDIEAVYNCLKNNYGTRQEDMVLYGQSVGSGPTLHLASRLQRLRGVVLHSAILSGIRVLYPTVKMTFWFDIFKNIDKVQKVSCPILVMHGTNDDIVDFSHGRRLWELAKDKYDPLWVQGGGHSNLESFPEYIRHLRKFIKAMEKLSSKQSKQRLSSVPIIKEEAKHNRCLRFGIK comes from the exons ATGGGAAATGTAACCTCAAATGTTGCTGCAAAGTTTGCATTTTTTCCACCCGACCCACCAACATATGATGtttttaaagatgatgatgatccaaTAACGGGTGAAACAAGGTTTGTTTTTACaggaattacagcagataaaaacGTTGATGTTCATTTACTTGATACAAAAGGCGGGAACAAAGTTGTTGCTACATATTGGAAACATCCTTTTGGGAAGTTGACTCTTTTGTATTCTCATGGTAACGCTGCTGATTTGGGTCAGATGAAAGAACTGTTTAATGAGCTTAGAGCTCATCTCAGAGTCAATATTATGAG TTATGACTATTCGGGATATGGAGCTTCCACTGGCAAG CCATCTGAATTTAATACGTACTACGATATTGAGGCCGTCTACAATTGTTTGAAAAACAATTATGGAACTAGGCAAGAAGACATGGTCTTATATGGACAATCGGTTGGCAGCGGGCCCACTTTACACTTGGCTTCTAGACTACAACGATTAAGAGGCGTTGTTCTACATAGTGCTATTCTTTCAGGAATACGTGTTCTGTATCCTACTGTCAAAATGACCTTCTGGTTTGACATTTTCAAG AATATCGACAAAGTACAGAAAGTCAGCTGTCCGATTCTGGTTATGCAT GGTACGAATGATGATATTGTTGATTTTTCGCATGGGAGGAGATTATGGGAACTTGCAAAAGACAAATATGATCCATTGTGGGTCCAGGGTGGTGGTCATTCTAACCTCGAAAGTTTCCCAGAGTACATACGACACTTACGCAAGTTTATAAAAGCAATGGAGAAGCTCTCCTCCAAACAGAGCAAGCAACGCCTTTCTTCAGtcccgattattaaagaagaagccaAACACAACAGATGTTTGAGATTCGGAATAAAGTGA